A single genomic interval of Synechococcales cyanobacterium T60_A2020_003 harbors:
- the glgC gene encoding glucose-1-phosphate adenylyltransferase (catalyzes the formation of ADP-glucose and diphosphate from ATP and alpha-D-glucose 1-phosphate) produces IDDKGRVIDFSEKPKGAELKAMAVDTTVLGLTPEQAVTKPYIASMGIYVFKRQVLFDLLRNSLDRTDFGKEIIPASAKDLNVQAYLFNGYWADIGTIEAFYDANLALTQQPCPPFSFYDESAPIYTRARYLPPTKMLDCQVTESMIGDGCILKDCQVHHSVLGIRTRIESGATVQDSLILGADYYQRVADQQARLTGQPMDIPMGIGPNSTIRRAIIDKNARIGRDVQITNKDQVEEAEKEDLGFYIRNGIVVILKGATIPDGTII; encoded by the coding sequence GATTGACGATAAGGGACGGGTCATCGACTTTAGTGAGAAGCCGAAGGGCGCAGAGCTGAAAGCCATGGCCGTGGATACCACCGTCCTGGGACTCACCCCCGAACAAGCGGTGACCAAGCCCTATATTGCGTCGATGGGCATCTATGTGTTCAAGCGGCAGGTGCTGTTTGATCTCCTCAGAAATTCGCTCGATCGCACCGATTTCGGGAAAGAAATTATTCCTGCCTCTGCCAAGGATCTCAATGTCCAAGCCTATCTGTTCAATGGATATTGGGCAGATATTGGAACCATTGAAGCCTTCTATGACGCAAACTTGGCGCTAACCCAGCAACCCTGTCCACCTTTCAGCTTCTACGACGAAAGCGCACCAATTTACACTCGCGCCCGCTACCTGCCACCCACGAAGATGCTGGACTGCCAAGTTACAGAATCAATGATTGGTGATGGCTGTATCCTCAAAGACTGCCAAGTTCATCACTCCGTACTCGGTATTCGTACCCGAATCGAGTCGGGAGCCACGGTTCAGGATTCTCTGATTTTGGGAGCAGACTACTATCAGCGGGTTGCCGATCAGCAGGCTCGCTTAACTGGACAGCCGATGGATATCCCCATGGGAATTGGGCCAAATTCCACTATTCGCCGGGCGATCATCGATAAGAATGCCCGCATTGGTCGCGATGTGCAGATTACTAATAAGGATCAGGTTGAAGAGGCCGAAAAAGAGGATCTAGGGTTCTACATTCGCAATGGCATCGTGGTGATCCTGAAAGGTGCGACGATTCCAGACGGAACCATTATCTAG
- a CDS encoding DnaJ domain-containing protein: protein MPSTDFRDYYAVLGVSRSANSNDIKQAFRKLARKYHPDVNPGDASAEARFKEVSEAYEVLSDPDKRKKYDQFGQYWKQAGSTPWGGGAPVDFGGFDFSQYGSFDDFINELLGRFSSPSGGTNRSYGYRPPTGGTGGFGGFGDVGADPSAAGGDLEATLSLTLSEAFHGTQKRLGVGKETIQVRIPPGAKPGSRIRLKGKGQTNPYSQRRGDLFLNVAIQPHDFFQFEGDNLVCEIPITPDEAVLGASIEVPTPDGMVTVTIPAGIRSGQSLRLRGKGWSNPKGGRGDQLVRVVIAPPRDLSETERNYYEKIRAARTTDPRNDLRSVTL from the coding sequence ATGCCTTCTACTGACTTCAGAGATTATTACGCTGTTTTGGGTGTTTCACGATCTGCAAATTCCAACGACATTAAGCAGGCGTTTCGGAAGCTGGCACGAAAGTATCACCCCGATGTGAATCCGGGCGATGCCTCAGCAGAAGCTCGCTTTAAGGAAGTCAGCGAAGCCTACGAAGTGTTGTCCGATCCCGATAAGCGCAAGAAATACGACCAGTTCGGTCAATATTGGAAGCAGGCAGGCAGCACACCCTGGGGGGGAGGAGCACCCGTCGATTTTGGCGGATTTGACTTCAGCCAGTACGGCAGTTTTGACGATTTCATTAACGAACTGTTAGGGCGTTTCAGTTCACCCTCTGGGGGGACAAATCGATCCTACGGCTATCGTCCGCCCACGGGAGGAACAGGAGGCTTTGGCGGGTTCGGTGACGTTGGAGCCGATCCCAGTGCAGCCGGAGGAGACTTAGAAGCGACCCTTTCCCTCACGCTTTCTGAAGCCTTTCACGGTACGCAGAAACGTTTAGGGGTAGGCAAGGAAACGATTCAGGTTCGCATTCCGCCAGGGGCCAAACCTGGAAGCCGCATTCGCTTAAAAGGAAAAGGTCAAACCAATCCCTACAGCCAACGACGCGGCGATCTGTTTCTAAACGTAGCGATTCAGCCCCACGATTTTTTCCAGTTTGAAGGTGATAACTTGGTTTGTGAGATTCCTATCACCCCCGATGAGGCCGTCTTAGGGGCATCCATCGAGGTTCCGACCCCGGATGGGATGGTAACGGTAACAATTCCAGCAGGGATTCGCTCCGGTCAGTCGCTGCGGTTGCGGGGTAAAGGATGGAGTAATCCGAAGGGGGGACGCGGTGATCAGCTGGTGCGGGTCGTTATTGCACCACCGCGAGATTTGTCGGAGACTGAACGCAACTATTACGAAAAAATCCGTGCGGCTCGCACCACCGATCCAAGGAATGATCTGCGCTCAGTCACCCTATGA
- a CDS encoding ABC transporter substrate-binding protein, translating to MIRPFNWRSLGGITLGILALISAYRYVSRHSQPPVEPPAIIRDGLRVGVILPMTGSYSVVGKPLATVFPLLMRKVNACGGVNAAPVMFILKDDRSDSTVASRAMVELAFADNVQALVGGITSAAASEMVKNLERLEVPIVSPASTSIDIPIQARNWKYAGLYWARTIPSDADEAKALADLAIARSITSIAIVAIDDEYGRAFARTFTSAFQNQGGTIATGDTPIFMDGRSPTPEDPALAERLAEADAVLIIAYPDSGGPWLREALAKKLLGDRQLLLTSSVYTPRFLEAIGSSAENNTLLQGALGLTPGTNSSAYLPLKTLWEGQEGYAPPAFAAQTWDAAALVLLAAEASGQNSSQGIAKELRRVANPPGIEVSDICRGLELVRRGEDINYQGASGSVDLDANGNVTGQYDVWTVDDQGRFDVLYSLK from the coding sequence ATGATTCGCCCATTTAACTGGCGATCGCTCGGTGGAATAACGTTAGGCATCTTGGCACTGATTTCAGCGTACCGATACGTCAGTCGTCACTCCCAGCCCCCCGTCGAACCTCCGGCGATTATCCGGGATGGATTGCGGGTAGGGGTTATCCTGCCCATGACGGGTTCCTACTCTGTCGTGGGCAAGCCTTTGGCAACCGTATTCCCGCTTTTGATGCGAAAGGTGAATGCCTGCGGTGGGGTGAACGCCGCTCCGGTGATGTTTATCCTGAAGGATGATCGAAGTGATTCAACAGTGGCTTCTCGCGCCATGGTTGAACTCGCATTTGCCGATAATGTTCAGGCCCTAGTGGGGGGAATTACAAGTGCTGCCGCCTCTGAGATGGTCAAGAATCTTGAGCGGTTAGAAGTACCGATTGTGTCCCCCGCTAGTACCAGCATTGATATTCCGATCCAGGCTCGGAACTGGAAGTATGCAGGATTATACTGGGCACGCACTATACCCTCCGATGCAGACGAAGCCAAGGCTTTGGCAGATTTAGCGATCGCCCGTTCGATCACATCAATCGCCATTGTTGCCATTGACGACGAGTATGGACGCGCCTTCGCCAGAACCTTTACGTCAGCCTTTCAGAACCAGGGCGGCACGATCGCGACCGGAGACACTCCCATTTTCATGGATGGGCGATCGCCTACCCCTGAAGATCCGGCTCTTGCGGAGCGTTTGGCAGAGGCCGATGCCGTACTCATAATTGCCTATCCCGACTCCGGGGGACCATGGCTCCGAGAGGCTCTGGCAAAAAAACTGCTGGGCGATCGCCAACTGCTGCTCACCTCTAGTGTCTACACGCCTCGTTTTCTAGAGGCCATCGGCTCAAGTGCTGAAAACAACACTCTGCTTCAGGGAGCGCTAGGGTTGACCCCAGGGACGAACAGCAGTGCCTATCTCCCGCTGAAAACGTTGTGGGAAGGTCAGGAAGGTTATGCTCCTCCCGCCTTTGCGGCTCAAACGTGGGACGCCGCCGCACTGGTGCTGTTGGCTGCCGAGGCTTCGGGACAGAATAGCAGTCAGGGCATTGCGAAGGAACTGCGACGAGTTGCAAATCCACCAGGAATTGAGGTGTCCGATATTTGCCGAGGCTTGGAGTTGGTGCGCCGAGGCGAGGATATCAACTATCAGGGCGCAAGCGGATCGGTCGATTTGGACGCGAACGGCAATGTGACGGGGCAGTACGACGTGTGGACGGTGGACGACCAAGGGCGATTTGATGTGCTGTATTCGCTCAAATAG
- a CDS encoding HEAT repeat domain-containing protein: protein MTVTPESIQTLLNSEDFGDRITAVNQMRQLDPAIAFEMMQAVISDSNVRVRYAAVSQMASLGEQDRAKVLPLLLNGIADPEPDVQAAAADAIGALKLTEAFDQLQSLYDTTTEWLVKFSIIAALGELGDTRPFGMLEDALQSDNELIKTAAIGSLGELGDRRAVPLLIPFASDEDWQVRYRVAQALSRFDDADAQATLKALTSDDMDAVANAAKAYL from the coding sequence ATGACCGTTACTCCTGAATCGATTCAAACGCTTTTAAATTCTGAGGATTTTGGCGATCGCATCACCGCCGTAAATCAAATGCGTCAACTGGATCCGGCGATCGCCTTTGAGATGATGCAAGCCGTTATCTCAGATTCAAACGTACGAGTCCGCTATGCAGCAGTGAGCCAGATGGCCAGCTTGGGCGAACAAGATCGAGCAAAAGTGTTGCCGCTGTTGCTCAACGGCATCGCGGATCCGGAACCGGATGTGCAGGCTGCCGCTGCCGACGCTATTGGTGCCTTGAAGCTAACGGAGGCATTTGATCAGCTTCAGTCTCTCTACGACACCACAACAGAATGGCTGGTAAAATTCAGCATTATTGCCGCCCTGGGTGAATTGGGAGACACGCGACCGTTTGGCATGCTAGAGGATGCGTTGCAATCAGACAATGAACTGATTAAAACCGCCGCCATCGGCTCCCTGGGGGAATTGGGCGATCGCCGTGCCGTGCCCCTCCTGATTCCCTTTGCGTCCGATGAAGATTGGCAAGTTCGCTATCGGGTCGCCCAAGCTCTGAGCCGTTTTGATGACGCAGATGCCCAGGCCACGCTGAAAGCGCTGACTTCAGACGATATGGACGCGGTGGCCAATGCTGCAAAAGCCTACTTATGA
- a CDS encoding CBS domain-containing protein: MSTTVADVMTLNPVTVQDDAPLNEAIRLLAEHRISGLPVTNADGDLVGVISESDLMWQETGVTPPAYIMVLDSVIYLENPSRYERELHKALGQTVAEVMSKDVVKVSSDMPLRKAAQIMHDRHVRRLPVLDADGKIVGILTRGDIVRYMATHDNGMGDD, encoded by the coding sequence ATGTCCACCACTGTGGCTGATGTTATGACGTTGAACCCCGTAACGGTGCAGGATGATGCACCCTTAAACGAGGCGATTCGTCTTCTCGCAGAGCACCGCATTAGCGGCCTTCCCGTCACCAATGCTGACGGCGATTTGGTCGGGGTAATTTCCGAAAGCGATTTGATGTGGCAAGAAACCGGGGTGACGCCCCCGGCCTACATCATGGTGCTGGATAGCGTCATTTACTTAGAAAACCCAAGCCGCTACGAACGGGAATTGCACAAAGCCTTGGGGCAAACAGTGGCTGAAGTCATGAGTAAAGACGTGGTGAAAGTATCGTCTGATATGCCGCTCCGCAAAGCTGCCCAAATCATGCACGATCGCCATGTGCGCCGTCTTCCAGTGCTGGATGCTGATGGCAAAATTGTAGGGATTCTCACACGGGGCGACATTGTGCGCTATATGGCAACTCACGACAACGGTATGGGTGACGACTAG
- the queF gene encoding NADPH-dependent 7-cyano-7-deazaguanine reductase QueF gives MLNETSQLTAVPEMKYGERNIAEGELITFPNPRPGRKFNIHISLPEFTCKCPFSGYPDFATILIDYIPDERVVELKAIKLYINSYRDRYISHEESVNQILDDFVAACDPLEVTIKGDFAPRGNVHTVVEVRHVKGEV, from the coding sequence ATGCTTAACGAAACCAGCCAACTCACAGCCGTTCCAGAAATGAAATACGGCGAGCGCAATATTGCTGAAGGTGAACTGATTACGTTCCCCAATCCCCGACCGGGACGCAAGTTTAATATCCATATTTCCTTGCCGGAATTTACCTGTAAGTGCCCCTTTTCGGGATATCCCGACTTCGCAACCATTTTGATCGACTATATCCCAGATGAACGGGTGGTTGAACTGAAAGCGATTAAGCTTTACATCAATAGTTATCGCGATCGCTACATTTCCCATGAGGAATCGGTGAATCAAATTCTGGACGATTTTGTGGCGGCGTGCGATCCGCTAGAAGTGACGATCAAGGGCGATTTTGCCCCTAGAGGTAACGTCCATACGGTGGTCGAAGTCCGCCATGTGAAGGGCGAAGTCTAA